In a genomic window of Desulfobacterales bacterium:
- a CDS encoding transposase, whose amino-acid sequence MKSINKQIQGEKLFVGIDLHKRRWHVTVRTFDVEIFSSSIAGRWEDLRRILSRYKGCRINAVYEAGYLGFWLFDLLIHYGVDCIVTPPSLIPQQYGNRVKTDRLDSRKLAQLLAKGLLKRVWVQLIKGCLSLPSFVI is encoded by the coding sequence ATGAAAAGTATCAATAAGCAGATTCAGGGCGAAAAATTATTTGTCGGCATCGATCTGCATAAACGCAGATGGCATGTCACCGTTAGAACCTTTGATGTTGAAATCTTCAGCAGCAGTATTGCCGGAAGATGGGAGGACCTGCGCAGGATATTGAGTCGGTATAAGGGTTGTCGGATAAATGCCGTATATGAAGCGGGTTATCTTGGATTTTGGTTGTTTGATCTTTTAATCCATTATGGTGTTGACTGTATCGTAACCCCGCCGAGCCTGATTCCTCAACAGTATGGCAATCGGGTAAAAACCGATCGTCTTGATAGCCGCAAACTGGCCCAGCTGTTAGCTAAGGGGCTGTTAAAGCGTGTGTGGGTTCAGCTGATCAAGGGATGCTTGTCTCTGCCATCTTTTGTGATTTAA